One uncultured Draconibacterium sp. genomic window, AAGTATTGTCGTTTCAATGTACAATGAAGAAAGTGGTATTGCCTTTTTTTCGAACAATCTTGTTGATGAATTGAAAAAAATAAAAGATTACAACTTCGAGGTACTTTGGGTTAACGATGGTAGTTTAGATTATACTCAACATAATGTTGAAAAATCATGTTCCTCTAAGAATGAGAATGTTAATCATGTTTTTATTCAATTTTCAAGAAACTTTGGTCATGAGGCGGCAATGCTTGCCGGGGTTGATAATGCCCGTGGTGAGGCCGTGATTTGTTTGGATGCCGATGGACAACATCCACCTCAAGAAATAATTGAAATGCTTAAAGCATATGAAAATGGACATGAAATTGTATTGATGCAGCGTGTCGACAGAGAAGACCATGGCTTAATCAAAAGTTCATTTTCCAGACTGTTTTATACGTTGATAAATAAATTGTCGGTTGTAAAATTTCAAAAAAACGCATCTGACTTCTTTTTAATATCGAATAAAATAGCAGATATCTTGAAACAAGGATTTAGGGATAATAATCGATTTTTAAGAGGTTTTATTCAGGAACTTGGATTTAATGTTAGTGTGCTTGAATATAATGCTCCCAAAAGAGAATATGGCGAAAGCAATTATTCGTTTTATAGGTTAATGAAGTTAGCTTTCAATGTAATTTTTGCATTTTCAAATAAGCCATTACGAATTGTGATTCTGATTTCAATTCTGTTTTTTTTGTTTACAATAGTCTTTGGAGGATATTCGCTAGTTCAGTACTTTATTGCAGATTCAATACCTTCCGGATATACTTCAATTATTTTCTTCATTTCCCTCTCTTTTTCTCTTATGTTTCTTGTTCTAACAATACTCTCAATATACTTTGAGAAAACTATTAAGGAAATAAAAAGAAGGCCTATTTATATAATTAAAAAAATTAACAGACTTTAGTAACGATGTCTCACATGTACTGAAAAAACCAAAAAGTTTATGAAATCTTATTCTCCAATAACTCTATTAAAGCTCTTGTATTTTGGCACATTTGTAATTATTTCTATATTTTTAATGAAATGGGCTACAGAGGTAGGCATGGATACTGATGCAGTTCTTCGTATTGAAGGTGGTAAAACGAGTCTTGCGTATCTGACATCTTTAGGTAGAGATACCACTTATAAGAGTTCAGAGGTTCTTGTTACTCAGGAGAAAAGCCCTCCACATAATGTTTATTATGGAACAGGAATTGAATCAACTGCTTGTTTAATTGCAGATACGTTGGATTATGAAAGTTACTCATCGATAAATACCATAAGAAAATTTATTTTGGTCTTATTATCGTGTTGCGGCATTTTCGTTTTGAGTTATTTTGTTAAGTTAAAACTTGATAGTTGGTTATGGGGGGGTATAACCTTGATAATCATATTTTTCTCACCAACTTTTATTGGATATTCATTTTGGCAAACAAAAGATGCATCTGTTGCAGCTGGATTTTCAATATCACTAATTTGTCTTTATAACCTGTTTACTTCTTATCCAATAACTAAAAGGAGATATTTAGCAGGTTTATTCTTAGGTGTATTTCTAATAACAATAGTTCGAGTTCAAGGTATACTCATAATATTTTATTTGGGTGTTATGGGATTATTTCATATGGCTTTATTCTGGAATAAATATAAATCTCTTAAAGAGTTTATAAAATTCTATTCTAACGTATTCCTATTCATTTTTTTAGGATTAACCTGTGGACTCATGATATATCCTTATTTCTGGGAAAAAGGTTACTTTTTACTTTATGAGGCAATAACGGTATTGTCCAAACATCCTACAAATCCTTTAGTGTTATTTGAAGGAAGCTTGATAAAATCAATTGATTTACCGTGGTATTATCTTCCTAAAATGATGCTAATTACTTTTCCAATCTTTATATTGGTAATGTTTCTATTATCGTTCTTACATACAATAAGAAACATTAAAAATAGAAAATATCAATTTTTCTCTTTCTTCTTTTTATTTACATTTCTATTTCCTATCTCATATTTACTCATAAAACATTCTCATCTTTATTCAGGCTGGCGACAAGAATTATTTGTTTATAGTTCATTCATTCCCTTTTGCGTCATTGGATTTGCCCATTTCCTTCGCACTCAAAAAAAGTATGTGAAGATTTTTATATCATCTGTTGTAATTGTATTGGGTTTTAAGGTTGCCATAAGTTGCTTTAATTATGCGCCATATCAATATCTCTACTATAACGAGTTTGTTGGAGGTATAAATGGAGCATTTGGAAAATATAACTTAGATTGGGCTCAAGTCTCTGTTGAGCCTGCTCTTAAAAGTTTGATAAATAACGAAAAGGAAGAGCTTGGAGGAAAAACAATATTGTGTAATACAGTATTAATTAATGCGATGACTCTACCAGAAGGAGAGTTTGAAATCAAACATTCTGGTTTTATCGGTAGAAATTACCAAAATTGGAATTATGCTGTTTTTATTCCTCTTTTTGTCCCTCCTAACATTCTCGAACTTGCATATCCGCCTAAAGGAACGATAGAAGAGATAGAAATCGAAGGGGTACCAATATGTTGTGTAGTAAAGAGAGAAAACTTTGATGATTTGTTAGGAATACAAGCATATCAAAAGAAACAATACAAAAAGGCTTATCAATATTTTATTAATGCATACAAATACAATAATAGCAACTATATAATTTATCCATATTTGGCAATTTTATCTTATCAGGAAAAACAGTATGAAAATGCTGAGATCTTTGCGAAAAAACAACTTAACCTTTATCCTCACGATGAAAACTCAAAACGAATCATTGCTACTATAAACAAAATGAAGCAAAATAGAGAACTCTAGTACTTAAATTACTTATTTAAATTCCTTCCAAATTAAACAAAAGACTAATCCTTTTCACCCAAAAAACGTTCTATATTTAGAAATCAAAAACAAAATTATTAACCTTTTAAAAGATAAGATTATGGCATTTAGTTTACCAAAGCTTCCGTATGCACCCGATGCATTGGAGCCTTACATTAGCGAAAAAACATTGGATTTTCATTATGGGAAACACCACCAGGCATATGTGAATAACGTAAATAACCTGGTTGTTGGAACTGAATTTGAAAAAGCAAGTCTGGAAGAAATTATTGAAAAGGCTGAAGGAGGAATTTTTAATAACGGAGCCCAGGTTTGGAACCATACTTTCTATTTTATGCAGTTTAGCGCCGATGGTTGCGACACGCCTAAAGACGAATTAAAAGCAGCCATTGAGGCAAAGTTTGGTTCTGTAGAAGGATTTAAAGCCGATTTCGCAAAAGCAGCAGCTACTTTATTTGGCTCGGGTTGGGCCTGGCTTGTAGTGAATGCAAGTGGCGAATTGGAAATTGTGCAAACAAGTAATGCAGCTAATCCAATGCGGGATGGAAAAAAACCAATTATGACTTGCGACGTTTGGGAACATGCTTATTACATCGATAAGAAAAATGCCCGTCCGGCATATATCGAAGATTTTTGGAAAATTTTAGACTGGAAAGTCATTTCGGAACGATTTGCAGAATAAGAAATAAGTATGAGCACAGAAAAAGTATTAGCAGCCATGCAGGCTGCAGGGAAACCATTAAAAGCCGGTGAAATTGCTGAGGCTGCCGGATTGGATAAAAAAGACGTGGACAAAGCCATGAAAGTATTAAAGGCTGAAGAAAAGATTGTTTCGCCAAAACGATGTTTTTGGGAACCAAAATAGCCGGATAAAAGTCAGGGCCTCACAAAAAGTGAGACCCTGACAAAATAATTTATCATTTCAACTTAAAATTATTTCTTCCAGAGTCCTTCCATTTCTTCCAGTGTTTTTCCTTTGGTTTCAGGAACCATTTTCCAAACAAAGAAGAACGACAGCAAACTCATTAATCCATAAAAACCATAAGTTACAGCACCGCTAAATTCCATCATTGCCGGATAGGTTGATGAAATAAAATAGTTCGCTGCCCACTGTGCAACAACAGCAATGGCAACTGCCCGCCCACGAATTTTATTAGGGAATATTTCTGAAATAAGCACCCAGCAAATTGGACCCCACGACATCATAAATGAAGCAGTGTACACAATAATAAAAACAAGTGTACTGATACCAATAATTTCCATATAAGCTAAACCTGAAATGGCAAACATACCCACTGCCATTCCAATCGAACCTATCATTAACAGCGGTTTGCGTCCCCATTTGTCAACGGTTAATATGGCAACAACAGTAAATATTACGTTTACCAGTCCCATTACAATGGTTTGCATCATCGAAGCGTCCTTAGCAGCTCCCATACTTTCGAAAATACGTGGTGCATAATACAGTGCAACGTTAATTCCAACAAATTGCTGAAATACAGAAAGCAGAATACCAACAATAATCACTAGTTTGCCATACGACCATAATTTTCCTGAATGGTGTTCAACGGTAACTTTAATATCATTAAGAATTTCTTTTGCACGGATTTTTCCATTAATTTTTTCAAGAATGACCAAAGCCTCATTATCCTTTTGTTTCAAGGCTAAGTAACGAGGAGTTTCAGGAACAAAAAACAGTAAAAGTCCAAATAATCCTGCCGGTATTGATTCTGATAAGAACATCCTTCTCCATCCAATCTCATTGATCCAGTCCAAACTCTGACCATTGGCAATTCCCCAGTTTACAAAATATACGACTAACATCCCAAAGATGATAGCGAACTGGTTAATTGAAACCAAACGTCCACGAATATTTTCAGGGGCAATTTCGCCAATGTACATCGGAACAATTGCCGATGCCATTCCAACACCAATTCCTCCAATTACGCGATAAACATTAAACATGTATAACAAGCCCATCGTGGCTTTGCCTTTTTCGAAAAACAAGAATTCGGGATAACCCGATCCCAAAGCTGAAATAAAGAAAAGCAAAGCCGCAATCATCAGTGATCTTTTACGGCCAATTTTTAATGCAAAAATACCGGAAATTCCGCCTCCAATAATACAGCCAATTAAGGCACTGGAAATGGTTAAGCCATGAATCAATGTGCTTAAGCCCTGACTGTCGATCAGAAATGCCTGGACTGATTTTTCAGCTCCTGAAATAACTGCAGTATCATAGCCAAATAGCAAGCCTCCAAGAGTAGCCACAATGGTTATTGAAAAAATATAAAAACGATTGTTCTTCATAATATTGGTTGTATTAGTGTTGCATGAAGAAGCCCAATTCAAAATTCCTTCTGAATCGGGCTTGCTTTATAATATGATTTAAGATAAATCTTTATTTATCAGATTCAGATATGTTTTAAATATATGCATTTAATGAGTATTCCAAAAATTCATATTTTTCACATATTTGTTTCAACTTAGATTTAAAAAAATCAGGGTTTATTGATTTTATTAAATGTACATGTTTACAAGTGCTTCGTACAATTCCTGCTTACCGCTGATTTGTTTCGGCTCACCATTCGCTTTTGCATAAGCGTACACATCTTCAAACGAAAGTTTTCCTTCTTCAAATTCTTTTCCTTTTCCGGCATCGTATGATGCATAACGTTCAGTAAGCATTTCTTCGTAAGGAGAATCTTCTAGAATGGCAGCTGCTGTTTCCAGTGCACGTGCCATTACATCCAT contains:
- a CDS encoding glycosyltransferase, yielding MKLISIVVSMYNEESGIAFFSNNLVDELKKIKDYNFEVLWVNDGSLDYTQHNVEKSCSSKNENVNHVFIQFSRNFGHEAAMLAGVDNARGEAVICLDADGQHPPQEIIEMLKAYENGHEIVLMQRVDREDHGLIKSSFSRLFYTLINKLSVVKFQKNASDFFLISNKIADILKQGFRDNNRFLRGFIQELGFNVSVLEYNAPKREYGESNYSFYRLMKLAFNVIFAFSNKPLRIVILISILFFLFTIVFGGYSLVQYFIADSIPSGYTSIIFFISLSFSLMFLVLTILSIYFEKTIKEIKRRPIYIIKKINRL
- a CDS encoding superoxide dismutase, which produces MMAFSLPKLPYAPDALEPYISEKTLDFHYGKHHQAYVNNVNNLVVGTEFEKASLEEIIEKAEGGIFNNGAQVWNHTFYFMQFSADGCDTPKDELKAAIEAKFGSVEGFKADFAKAAATLFGSGWAWLVVNASGELEIVQTSNAANPMRDGKKPIMTCDVWEHAYYIDKKNARPAYIEDFWKILDWKVISERFAE
- the xylE gene encoding D-xylose transporter XylE is translated as MKNNRFYIFSITIVATLGGLLFGYDTAVISGAEKSVQAFLIDSQGLSTLIHGLTISSALIGCIIGGGISGIFALKIGRKRSLMIAALLFFISALGSGYPEFLFFEKGKATMGLLYMFNVYRVIGGIGVGMASAIVPMYIGEIAPENIRGRLVSINQFAIIFGMLVVYFVNWGIANGQSLDWINEIGWRRMFLSESIPAGLFGLLLFFVPETPRYLALKQKDNEALVILEKINGKIRAKEILNDIKVTVEHHSGKLWSYGKLVIIVGILLSVFQQFVGINVALYYAPRIFESMGAAKDASMMQTIVMGLVNVIFTVVAILTVDKWGRKPLLMIGSIGMAVGMFAISGLAYMEIIGISTLVFIIVYTASFMMSWGPICWVLISEIFPNKIRGRAVAIAVVAQWAANYFISSTYPAMMEFSGAVTYGFYGLMSLLSFFFVWKMVPETKGKTLEEMEGLWKK